The segment GGGATATGAAATGTCCCAGGCATAACCCTAGCCATCGACATAATTTCCTCCCGAGCACGAGTGaccgctggcggcggcggcgctggatgcTACTGCGTGCTGCTGCTATGAGTCTTGTGACCAGCGAGGATGCGGCAAGGGTAGACGGCGGAGCCTGGAGCGGCGCTGGACAGGGACCGCGCGGCCGTCGGCAGCTGCGTGCTGCTGCATCTCCACTCTCCAGAGACACCGCGCGGCTCTGTGCTCCTGCATCtccgtgctgctgctgcatctCCGTCGGCTGCTGCTGCATCTCCGGCGGCGCTGGACAAGGAATTGCTGCTGCTGTGACTGCCGGCGGCTGCTGCGTCCTACTGCAGCAAGCCAGCAACCATGTCTCAGTCCCAGCAGGAAGGCAAGATTCTTCAAACTTTTCTCATTTTTCCTCTGTTCTTTACGTGCCTTCTTGTGTTGCTGGATCTGAATGGTAGTGAGCAGTGAGCATCTATTTTCCATGAAGAAGTACAGTTTTAGATCTGTTCTAGGTTGGTGCAGTAAGCCTGACATTTTTGTATCTCATATTAATTTGGTTGGTTAGGTGTCCCATTAGTAGAACAATCAACTTCCAAAGTTTCTATCAACTCAGATGACCCTGCATGGAGTCACTGTTATTGCCCAGACCCAAAAAAGAAGTATTCACTCGTGTGCAACTACTGTGCGAAGTCGATGAAAGCAGAAATTACAAGAGTGAAGTACCATCTTGCTTGTATTGGTGGCTATGGTGTCTCTAAGTGTGACAAGGTTCCAACTGATGTGAAGGAAGAAATGCTAGCTTTGATTAACAAGAAAACTtgtgcaaaggaagaaaagcaaaaggaaaagaaaagggcTAGAGATGCAATTGATCTGGATCATTCAGAAGGTGAAATGTGCAGTGAAGACTCTGACCATGGGAATGAGGTTATTGTGCTAAAGTCATCAAAAGGACCTAGTCATAGTGTTGTTTCTTCATGTGGTAGTGGATCTATCAAGATGTTCTACAAGCCGGCTTCTATAGAAGAGGCTGTTTAGAAGAACCAGAAAGGAGCTTATGTCAGTGAAAAGGTTCAATCAAAGATAACAACTCAGAAAAGAGAAGAGCAGAGGGATAGAACTGTTGAGTATATATGTCAGTTTTTTTATGAAGCTAGCATTGCACACAATACAGTACTTCTTCCTAGCTTTGCCAATATGGTTGAGGCCATTGGAGCCTTTGGTAGAGGTTTGAGAGGGCCTAGTCCCTATGAGATGAGTGGACCATTTTTgcagaaaaggaaaaagaaggtATTAGATGGATTCAAGGTCCATGAGGAAGCATGGAAAACCTCAGGTTGCACACTTATGACAGATGCATGGACAGATAAGAAGGGCAGGGGAATAATGAATTTGGTTGTGCATAGTGCTCAAGGGGTCCTTTTTTTGGATTCTGTGGATTGCTCTACTGTCAAGAAAAATGGTAAATACATCTTTGACCTTGTGGATAAATGCATTGAAGACATAGGTGAGAAAAATGTTATCCAAGTGGTCACCGACAATGCTAGTGTTAATGTAGCAGCAGCAAGTCTTCTAGCAGCAAAGagacccaaaatattttggaatggATGTGCAGCTCACTGTTTAGATCTCATGTTGGAGGACATTGGGAAGCTTGAACCAGTTCAGGAAACAATTGTAAATGCAAGACATGTAACTGCATTTGTCTATGCTCATACAAGGTTGCTGGATTTGATGAGAAAATATCTTGGTAAGGACTTGGTTCGCTCTGGAGTTACTCGATTTGCCACTGCTTATTTGAATTTGAAGAGTTTGCAAGACAACAAGAAGGAGCTCAAAAGGCTCTTTAGAGATAATGATCTCAATGAGATGGGTTACTTGAAGAGTGCTAAGGGGAAGAAGGCAGAAAAAGTGGTGAACTCTGAAGGTTTTTGGAAAAATGTTGATATTGCTGTTAATCTTTTTGAGCCATTGGCTATTGTGCTGAGAAGAATGGATAGTGATGTTCCTGCAATGGGATTTTTGCATGGATATCTGCTTGAGGCAAAGAGAGAAATTGCTGTGAGGTTTGACAATGATGAGGAAAAATACAAACCTATTTGGGAAATAATTGAGAAAAGATGGGACAGAAGTTGAAGAGTCCACTACACTTGGCTGGGTACTATTTGAACCCTTATTATTATTACCCAAACAAGACAAATATTGAGAAAGATGGATCATTTAGAGCAGCTGTAATTGATTGTGTTACGACGCTGATTGATGATGAAGACATTCAAGATAATATCATTGAAGATCTCAACAAATACAAGGAACAGCAAGGGTCATTTGGACATGACATTGCCACAAGGCGGCGGAGAAATAAGGACTTCAACCCAGGTGAAAATGTGAAACTAATGTGATTGATAAATTATCCAATATAACTGTTTTTTCTATCACAAGAGTTTAACTCTTTGCTTATTAATGTAGCAACATGGTGGCTGAATCATGGCACAGCTACACCTAATTTGAGGCTGTTGGCAATAAAGATTCTAAGTTTGACATGTAGCTCCTCTGCCTGTGAGAGGAATTGGTCATCATTTGAATCGGTATTAAAAATAATTCTACTTCTACAACTCACCTACATGAATTTATTTTGCATTGCTGCTCATTCCTTGAATTTTTTTCACCTGAACAAAACTAGGTACACACAAAGAAGCGCAACAGATTACTTCATGACAGGATGAGAGACCTTGTATTTGTCAAATTTAACTCTATACTAAGGCAAAAGAAAGAGAACAAGGGTAGAGATCCCTTAGAGAAGGAAATTAATGATGTGCTGGAGGATGACAACAATGAGTTCATTACTGGAGTAGAACCAAATGCAAGTCTAGAAGATCAGGAAAAGCACAAGATGCAGCAACAtctcaagccaaagccaaaagaATAAGAGCTCCACGCCCAAGGAAGAAATTCAGGACCCTGTCATCTCTAATGACGCCTCAGTCTGCATCCTGAGCCTCTGAATCAGAGGAAAATCAAGATGATATGGTATTTACTGATGCTGAAGATGATTAGGTGAGTACACCAAACTATTCGGATGCTGAAATGCAAGTGTGATGTACTGATATGTGCGAGATTATGGCCTATTGCTCCAAGCCTGCTGTTTGTATGTCTAGTTGTTGTTAACTTTGAACTTTGAAATCATGTATGTCTCTATGTGATGTATCGTGTATGAACTATGAACTTTGATGTAATGTGTTAGTAAGACTTTGAACTATCTATCCCTATTGGTATTCATAATGTTTTTATCTTTATTATGTGTGAAATTAAATGATGTTTGACATATTTTTTGCTCAGACACTAAATGGCTTAGCCCGCTATTAGTGCGCTATAGCCTTTCTTAGCCTTTTGGAGAGGCTGTCGCTAAGAGGCTTAGCACGCTATTTAAAACAGTGGGTTCAAGAAGCCATAGAATAGAGAAATACTGATGATCCACATGCTCATGTAGATGAACAGCTTACAATGGACAAAGAGAATAACTCTGAAGCTCAAATGACCATCAACAGCTTCACAGAACTCTTGACTGGACCAATCAGTGTTGAACTTTTACAAAAGATTTATTTTAAACCACTTTGGTTTGGTACAAGTCTAAAGGATTTGGAGGAGAATTCAGTCATGCTTTTGCTAAGTTTCAAGTCAACATTGTAGGATAATAGAGAAGAACTTTAGTCTGTACTTTGGATCCGTTGAAGTTTCCATCTTTTGTTCTAGTTGAAGTTTCTAGGATGTGAAGTTCTAGACCAATTAAACACTTTAAGTTTCTGGGAGCATGAATATCTTTGGATTTTgagattgtagcactttcgtttgtatttgataaacattgttcaatcatggactaactcgacttaaaagatttgtctcgcgatttacaggtaaactgtacaattagttattttttatttatatttaatcctctatacatataccacaagattcaatgtgatggagaatcttgtaaacttttggGTTTTTGAGGCCCTAACTTGTCTTCCATCTGCTGGGCGTGTGTGTTATCCAGTTTCctgtctcctttttttttttgggaattCAATTCTTGTCTGGTGGGCCTTGTGCAATTGGGCCGTACTGCCATAGTTCGGTAGACGTTCATCTCCCGCAAAAGTACACGGCGGTTCGATGGCCAGGAACGGTTCTGCTGCTTCTATGCTTGTTGACATAGAAACTTTGTATGttacccttgtttagttcactccgaaaccaaaaaagttttttaaaattttttatcaAATTGAATCTTATgacaagcattaaatatagacgaaaataaaaactaatcatacagtttgactgtaaatcgcgagataaatcttttgaccctagttagtctatgagtagacaatatttaccacaaacaaacgaaagtgctatagtagcgaaatccaaaattttttcagatctaaacaaggccttagatgatCTCCATGAACTGACAAAACGtttgtaaaaatcataaaatttaTTCCGTTTCTGTTCCTGCGTTTTCTCAACCGTTTGTGAATGAATTTCGGATTTTCTTGACAAAAACGAAAATGGTCGTGAAAAATCAGAAACGGTGTCGATTTATGtcctgttattattattattcagTAGTTGTGTTAGCGTTAACTATGGTTTGTTTTCCTTTCTTGGGTCTTTTCCTCTTTTCTCATCCTGTGTAAGCTGTTTTATCTCTGTTTTATATCACCGGTTGTTTTTTTTGGCTTCTAATAAATTGCTTGGCAAATCTTTTGCTGAGCTTTTTTCTTGGTCGGCTGATATGATCGTGGCGAGAGCTAGACGGTAGCTAGATAGGGTAGGCAGACGCAGCTCGCACAtcctgggtcttgtttagttctccaaaatttttgcaaattttttgagATTTctggtcacatcaaatctttagacatatgcatagagtagtaaatataaatgaaaataaaaactaattgcacaatttggtcggaattgacgagatgaatcttttaagcttagttagtctataattggataatatttgtcaaatacaaacgaaaatgttaccatttatattttgcaaaattttttggaagtaaacaacgcCCTGGTAATAAAAATATATCCTCAGCTCATATCACATCCCCGTCGCTGTCTCCTAGGTCACGTAATCCGAACGGACAGCCCCCGTTGCTGTCGAGGTCAATGAGCGTGGCAGGCCTTCTTTACATGCatccaaaattctaaaaatttgAATCTGAtgacacatacataaaatattaaatatagataaaaaataattaattacataatttacctgtaaatcacgagacgaatattttaaactTAGCTAGTTTatgtggacaatgtttgtcaaatataaaagaAAGTGTTATAGTTTCAAAATCAAAAAAAGGCCTAATAGTCGAGAAAGAAAGGCAAATTAACGACCCGTTCCTCCGACGATATACTCTGGTTACAAGGTGTAAATTTTTAGAGTATCACCTCAGATATCACGTAAAATGTCATATGAGATGTttagatactaataaaaaattataaatttattaagtctaattaatctataagtAGCACAtatgttactgtagcactttattgtcaaatcatatactctatcccaaattataagacgtttgatttctttttatctcaagtttgatcactcgtcttattcaaaatatttataaaaaaatagttgAATTTAAGTTATTGttcaagaacttttattaataaatcaagCCACGATATTTTGCACAAAATTTAAATAAGACAAGTGGTCAAATTTTGtgttaaaaaaagtcaaaaatcTTGTACTTTGAGATGGATTGAGTACTAAATAGGctgaaagatttgtctcgcaaagtaGTTACATtctatgcaattaattattttttaatatatatttagtactctatatGTATCTTAATATTCGGTAGATAAAGCGTAAATTTTGTtaggaggaactaaacaagaccaagtAAATTACAAGACAAACGCTGACAAACAAAGGATATATACACATATATGTACACGTACGTAAAGACGAGGTGAAAAAGAAGGCGATGAGGATGCGAATGCATGGGAAATCCCTTTACATGTTGCGTGGTTTCGACTGCAGAAACTAAAGATGGACGGCTTTGCCACCTGCTTTGGAGCAGCGGCATGTGCGTACGTTTATCCCCCGGCCAAAAAGCCCGGCCTGGAGAGCCACTGGATTTGCTGCCTCATTGCCAAAGCGAAAAAGGAGATGCTAGAAAATACTGAATGCCCATCCATGCATGACCTAGCATCCATTATTATTACCttcttttgtcttctttttctGCAGGCCGGCCGGGTACGTAGCATTCGCGTTAAGTTGGCGGGAAAGAAATATATTCGTGAAAGCGATGATGCACACTGTTGGCCGGAGATTAAGCCTACTCGACGGCACGGCCACGGAAGGACAGCCCATCACTTTTTCTGTAGCTGACAAGTGGCACGCATGGCTGCTGACGCGGAGCTTACCTGTTGGTCAATGTTTCTGTCACATATCATCAGTGAGCATTCAGTTTGGCACATGAATGAACTTGAGGGCACCAGATTAAAAGTTGGACGGTCGCATGTTCAGGTtactaaattaataatgcgCCAGGTACGAGTAGCCATCAGCTTACCGGTAAAGCAAATCCTTCTCTTGCAGACTAATGCAAAAACATCTCCGTGCCATGCCCATCACACAGAGGAAGAAATCTTTTgtttttcttctcttcttctaaacGACAGAGGAACGAGATGGCGACGGGGCCATATCTGGTGGTCTGGTGGTTTCCAAGCCCATATATACACCCCAGCTTATGGCGTTGGTACTGACTCAATCAGGGAGCCTTCATCCGCACACAGCATACCACCACACCACCAGGCTACTACCATACCATCATCCCATCGCAGCCATCGGCGATCGACGACGGCAGGACAGATGGACCGGAGGATATCCAAGGAGGACGGCGAGGCGGTGAAGCCGACGAGGAGCTTCCGCTACGAGGACTACAGCACCAGGCGTGTGTTCCTGCGCAGCTACCCGCTGCAGTGGGACTGGTCGCCCGcgcaggacgacgacgacgacgacgacaaggaCGGCCTGAGCCACGCGGAGGCTGCGGCCGGGAACAGGGCGGATCATGCCGACGGCGACGAGtgctgcggcggcgccggcagCAGGCGGTGGAAGAGGCAGGTGGTGGCGGCCGTGACCGAGTGGGGGGAAGacaagctgctgctgctccggAGGGCCAAGAAGCGCCTGGCGCTCTACCTGATCGGCTGCCACAACCACGGCCATGGCCGCCGCGCGCTGCCCTTCCCGTCGGCCGGCGGATCCTGCACCGTCGCCATGCTCACCTCCAGATGATCCATCCATCACCGTGCACGCACGGCATGCATCATGCAATGTGTTGTGTGGTCGATGATCAATCCATTGGTCCGTCCACGTCTTCGTATCTTTGTATAGTATATACTACTCTGTTGATTGGCGGCTTCGTGCTCTCTgaaatgaattgaaaatgcaatGTACTCATGCTACCAAAAACTTGAttatatacataccactagtaAATAGGGTCTGTAGAGCAGAGCTACTAAATTAATAATTTTTCTCCGATAGTTCTTCAAGAAAAAGTTTGCACATGTCTTAAAGCAACTAAATACTAATTAAATCAATCatgattttaggccttgtttagatccaaagagtttttagattttaacactgtagcactttcatttttatttcacaaatattgtccaattatggagtaactaggtaaattgtacaattagtttttgttttcacctatatttaatgctcaatgcatgtgccacaagattcgatgtgatgtgaaattttaaatttcttttgtttttgggtgaactaaataaggccttactcATAGGTCTTGTATGGGCCTTGATACACACCCTAAGCCCCTGCGCATGTCTACTCaatctaaggccagtctcaatgcacagTGTCACTGCACGGTTTCACATACCAACACGTTATCGAGATTGAACTAAAACCATCTATGAAATAACCCCAGCAATGGagcatttcactttgttgtttccaaggctaagcaaagcatttaattgctgcaaaatgattggatcacatgcaagatggtgaaacgatttggcCCTCAGTAGagatttcatcccgtttcaccgcatgggaaacaacgcccgtggagtttcaccatgatgaaactacttccttctctctcttcGTTTAATGCAAAAAAGTGTAGTTTTTctgacatgacgctctaataaatgtgtatGACATCATGGTGAAACCCCACTGAGGCTGGCCTAATTATTTTGGATCCAATCCACTGCTGTTTTCATTGGCCAGTGTGTGATGTGATCGTGTGCTGAGTGACGCTGAGCCAGCTGGCCGTTGCCTGTGTATTGTTCAAGCCTTGCCGCGGCGCAGGTATGCCTGGCCGCATGCTGtttaaaataatatatttttttctagtgAATAATTGTAGTAAATCTGGTTGATGTTTAAAATGAATTGTAATTTTAGTATGGTGTTGGCTGCCTAAGAGGCAATAAGACCCGCCGCCGGCAGCCAGTAGGGTACCGCATGGATAGTCTTATTTTGGATGATAAATTGATAATCATGTCAGCCATCGAATGGCCAAAAAATTTTATCAAACCGCAGATGGCTGAGAGGGCCTAAAATATCTATGGCCCATCTTTCATCTCGCACCTCGCCTCTATCACATCTCTCACTCTAGCTGCCGCCACCtcatgagagagagaaagagagagcgagagagagagagattagaGAGCATGCATGCTCCTTTGAAGGCGTGGTGGCcaggccaccaccaccaccggctAGCCACATCCAGGCCATGCCACACCGCCCCGCCGCCGCCTTATCTGCAAGTAAGGTTGTTCTTCCTTTTTTCTGCATTTTTGACAATAAGATTTGTAGTTAGATGTTTATTGTTGAGTAGGATCTGTACTTAGATTTAGTTTTTGGGTAATTTAGTCTCTATAGTTTGATTTTAGTTGTTAGGGTTATTGGTAGTCAGTGTAGATTATGATTGGATTAGGCTTTTATTTAGGGTTAGTTTGAATTAGTATAGACTATGCATAGATTATTGTTAGTTTAAATTTAGTTCTTTGTTAGGTTAGGATTAAGGTTAGTTTTGAGTATGTTAGGGTTAGTTGCTTTGTTAGGTAAAGAACTTAGTTTAGGGTTAGTTGTATAATATAAAATGTTTGAGCAATATTAATGATGGATTTAACTAAGTGTGTTGTAATAATATCAGACCAGGAATGTTGTCTCATTAATACCTTTTAGAATACGCTATGTCAACGGTGAAATCAGAATGGGGGGGGGGTCTTAGTGAGTTCCAATTCGTGGACACAACTCCATTTGCTACTAGATTATACCCAGAAACAAGTTTTAGCTTGGCTGCTTGAATGCTTTGGTGTTCTGCCCTCCCAGCAATGTTTTAGGGTTAGTATGTTGGTTCCTAAATTGTGAGAGGATGGATGGAGGTGAGAGTTGCACAAGGCAAGTAACACGAAGAAATGGAAATTACTTGTGTGTAAGGTGTTGGAGCATGGTTATAATAATATCATGCCTGTTGATGAGTGATGGAAGCATGGAAGCTAATTGTAGCAACATAGTTCTATTATAGGAGAACTTAGAGGCAACACATGCTGAGTATACCTATGTTTGAGATGATGAGGCGGATCAAAACATGATAGAGGATGCAAAAGACGAAGAATATGGTTGGTAGATGGAAGCTGAGCATAGTGGGGAGCTCGACAAAATTATTGAGTAGATGCAACTTGAGGATGCCTTGCACCTCGCCTTTGTGGATGAATTTTCTGGTAGGAGCCTTAATTGTGAGACTGATACCCATAAGGATTGGACTCACTTCGCCCCATATGCCATGGCGGTCGACGATGGTCATCATTCGTCGTGGGAGTATTCAAGAAAGGAGGTTAGGCAAGGGCATATGTTTCATGACAAAGTTCATCTTCAACATTGTTTGTATTTCTTATGCTCAAGTAGAGAATTCTACAAGCGCACATAGTACCATTGTAGCACTACACCAGGAGTATTGTAAGGcattgttatttatttattgcaCAGGGAAAGAGGCAGCTAGGATTGACAATAAATGAGAG is part of the Sorghum bicolor cultivar BTx623 chromosome 10, Sorghum_bicolor_NCBIv3, whole genome shotgun sequence genome and harbors:
- the LOC8072912 gene encoding uncharacterized protein LOC8072912 gives rise to the protein MVEAIGAFGRGLRGPSPYEMSGPFLQKRKKKVLDGFKVHEEAWKTSGCTLMTDAWTDKKGRGIMNLVVHSAQGVLFLDSVDCSTVKKNGKYIFDLVDKCIEDIGEKNVIQVVTDNASVNVAAASLLAAKRPKIFWNGCAAHCLDLMLEDIGKLEPVQETIVNARHVTAFVYAHTRLLDLMRKYLGKDLVRSGVTRFATAYLNLKSLQDNKKELKRLFRDNDLNEMGYLKSAKGKKAEKVVNSEGFWKNVDIAVNLFEPLAIVLRRMDSDVPAMGFLHGYLLEMGQKLKSPLHLAGYYLNPYYYYPNKTNIEKDGSFRAAVIDCVTTLIDDEDIQDNIIEDLNKYKEQQGSFGHDIATRRRRNKDFNPATWWLNHGTATPNLRLLAIKILSLTCSSSACERNWSSFESVHTKKRNRLLHDRMRDLVFVKFNSILRQKKENKGRDPLEKEINDVLEDDNNEFITGVEPNASLEDQEKHKMQQHLKPKPKE
- the LOC8072913 gene encoding uncharacterized protein LOC8072913, encoding MDRRISKEDGEAVKPTRSFRYEDYSTRRVFLRSYPLQWDWSPAQDDDDDDDKDGLSHAEAAAGNRADHADGDECCGGAGSRRWKRQVVAAVTEWGEDKLLLLRRAKKRLALYLIGCHNHGHGRRALPFPSAGGSCTVAMLTSR